Proteins from one Deltaproteobacteria bacterium genomic window:
- a CDS encoding capsule assembly Wzi family protein — MAAIAALAAAECIAAPPVNIPVESRLYEDFELLEVKGLIRSALLSTRPFGRLEAARLLEEATEELKRRPGLGRSALLTVRRLEREFRFDLQGSHAGAEIRPLEEAYFHALYSDKEPVFPSVNGSGRDLNGGLNMMAGIRASAAVREDLLLHLNPEYSRDSSDTKLEEGYLMLRFHGVEMLAGRDHMWWGPGFHGSLLMTNNARAFDMVKATSTHPFLLPWKFKRLGLLRPTLFLARLEKERDYPNAKFLGMRLDIKPSSSFQVGLSRVFMFGGKGRQSLSGGDWLDVLTAKDSAEHSDSPVNGNQIVSIDASFVYVNEGNQFIPFSGVRLYGELGAEDSSGSRTPSGRALMYGLLLDGPLRIDGLDLRAEYANTGLSERYGPLWYSHGVYTSGYTYRGRVIGHHMGGDSKDLFFRARYHMAGGIVGLEADFERLNIHGDRNMREWYGADLTILGEDLIFSIGAGLEKDNCGNGVLWTRVSRGF; from the coding sequence ATGGCGGCTATCGCGGCCCTTGCAGCGGCTGAGTGCATTGCCGCGCCGCCGGTCAATATACCGGTCGAGAGCCGGTTGTACGAGGATTTCGAACTCCTTGAAGTTAAAGGACTTATCCGGTCGGCGTTACTCTCTACGCGCCCTTTCGGCAGGCTTGAAGCGGCGCGCCTTTTGGAGGAAGCTACGGAGGAACTTAAGAGGCGGCCCGGATTGGGCCGAAGCGCCCTGTTGACAGTAAGACGGCTTGAAAGAGAGTTCCGGTTCGATTTGCAGGGCAGTCATGCAGGAGCCGAGATAAGGCCTCTGGAAGAGGCCTATTTCCACGCGCTTTATTCGGACAAGGAGCCGGTTTTTCCTTCAGTAAACGGGAGCGGAAGGGATTTGAATGGCGGCCTGAACATGATGGCCGGAATAAGGGCGAGCGCAGCCGTCCGGGAAGATCTTCTTCTCCACCTTAACCCTGAATACAGCAGGGATAGCTCTGATACGAAGCTCGAAGAGGGCTATCTGATGTTGAGATTTCATGGGGTCGAGATGCTCGCGGGGCGCGACCACATGTGGTGGGGCCCGGGCTTCCACGGAAGCCTCCTCATGACGAACAACGCAAGGGCCTTTGACATGGTCAAGGCGACTTCGACGCACCCCTTTCTTCTACCCTGGAAATTCAAGAGGCTCGGGCTTTTAAGGCCGACTCTCTTTCTGGCCCGGCTTGAGAAGGAGAGGGACTATCCAAACGCGAAGTTCCTCGGCATGAGGCTCGATATAAAGCCCTCCTCATCATTCCAGGTAGGCCTAAGCCGTGTTTTCATGTTCGGGGGTAAGGGGAGGCAGTCCCTTTCAGGCGGGGACTGGCTGGACGTATTGACCGCGAAAGACAGCGCCGAGCACTCGGATTCGCCCGTAAACGGAAACCAGATCGTCTCTATCGACGCGTCTTTCGTATATGTGAACGAAGGTAACCAGTTCATCCCTTTCTCAGGCGTGAGGCTTTACGGAGAGCTGGGCGCGGAGGACTCGTCGGGAAGCAGGACCCCGTCCGGCCGGGCGCTCATGTACGGGCTCCTTCTTGACGGGCCGCTCCGTATCGATGGGCTTGACCTGAGGGCCGAGTACGCGAATACCGGCCTCAGCGAAAGATACGGGCCGCTCTGGTATTCGCACGGCGTTTACACGAGCGGCTACACTTACCGGGGCAGGGTAATAGGCCATCATATGGGAGGGGACTCGAAAGACCTTTTCTTCCGGGCGCGTTATCACATGGCAGGCGGCATCGTCGGCCTTGAGGCCGATTTCGAGCGCCTGAATATACACGGGGACCGGAATATGCGTGAATGGTACGGGGCGGACCTGACGATTTTGGGCGAAGACCTCATTTTTTCAATCGGAGCGGGGCTTGAGAAGGATAACTGCGGTAACGGGGTCCTCTGGACGAGGGTAAGCCGGGGCTTTTAG